The following proteins are encoded in a genomic region of Acetobacter oryzoeni:
- a CDS encoding cell division protein FtsX codes for MMMPFSGRKDGLSVSEALPDRSLFTLVAMMSFLAALTLAGATGARALSARWAGGAAQLVTVQVPDPDQPLTPASKKEPTGPTRAEAVLADLNTLPPGSVMHRLDKEELARLLEPWLGEADNSALPLPAIIRIRLPDNAQVPNDLEQTLTAHVPGTIVEHNASWGERLKALANSLLACAGLALLTVGGIATLVTGLATRAGLSTRRDIIEILHGLGASDGYIAGRFAWRTAMLGLGGSLAGTVLAMVPLLVLFRMAAPFANISLQSDTLLLPDWQTLQNIIPTDMLVAFAALPFVAAFICWITTQSMVRLWLRRLP; via the coding sequence ATGATGATGCCCTTTTCTGGCCGTAAGGACGGTCTTTCTGTTTCTGAAGCGCTGCCCGACCGCAGCCTGTTTACGCTTGTGGCCATGATGAGCTTTCTGGCTGCCTTAACGCTTGCCGGGGCAACAGGTGCGCGCGCACTTTCTGCCCGCTGGGCCGGAGGTGCAGCCCAGCTTGTAACTGTGCAGGTGCCAGACCCTGATCAACCCCTTACTCCTGCCAGCAAAAAAGAGCCCACAGGCCCCACCCGTGCGGAAGCTGTTTTGGCAGACCTCAACACCCTGCCTCCCGGCTCGGTGATGCACCGTTTGGATAAAGAGGAACTGGCACGGCTTTTGGAGCCATGGCTGGGTGAGGCCGATAACTCCGCCCTCCCCCTGCCAGCCATTATCCGCATTCGTTTGCCAGATAACGCGCAGGTACCCAACGATCTGGAACAAACCCTTACTGCGCATGTACCCGGCACCATTGTGGAGCATAATGCAAGCTGGGGAGAACGCCTGAAAGCACTGGCCAACAGCCTTTTGGCCTGCGCAGGTTTGGCTTTGCTGACCGTTGGCGGCATTGCCACGCTTGTAACCGGCCTTGCCACACGTGCGGGCCTTTCAACCCGGCGCGATATTATTGAAATCCTGCACGGGCTGGGGGCATCCGATGGCTATATTGCAGGCCGTTTTGCATGGCGCACGGCCATGCTGGGGCTAGGCGGCAGCTTAGCTGGCACTGTTCTGGCCATGGTGCCTTTGCTGGTGCTGTTCAGAATGGCAGCGCCTTTTGCCAATATCTCGCTCCAGTCTGACACGCTGTTGCTGCCCGATTGGCAAACCCTGCAAAACATTATTCCAACGGATATGCTGGTTGCCTTTGCCGCACTGCCATTTGTTGCTGCCTTTATTTGCTGGATTACAACACAGAGCATGGTGCGCCTATGGCTGCGGCGGCTCCCATAA